In one Paenibacillus sp. JQZ6Y-1 genomic region, the following are encoded:
- a CDS encoding histidine phosphatase family protein: protein MKTIGLVRHFKVNKEFPIRQMVTVSELVTWLEEYDVAEIEMGTTDLRGLNWEICFASDLPRAIKTAQFIYGGEIVIMPELREITPPTFNTELRFPFIGWAAFARIAPLLSRRYKRMVAEANARIDRALDVILASNAEHILIVSHWALMLYMRKQLIKRGFTGPRMRMVENGKLHLFRDSEAEAVRRQILRQKGK from the coding sequence ATGAAGACTATTGGACTTGTCCGACATTTTAAAGTGAATAAGGAGTTTCCGATCCGCCAGATGGTTACCGTCAGCGAGCTGGTAACATGGCTCGAGGAATATGATGTAGCCGAGATCGAAATGGGCACCACTGATCTACGCGGATTAAACTGGGAAATCTGCTTTGCCAGCGATTTGCCGCGCGCGATCAAGACGGCGCAGTTTATTTATGGCGGTGAGATTGTGATTATGCCGGAGCTGCGCGAGATTACCCCACCCACCTTTAATACGGAGCTACGCTTTCCCTTTATCGGCTGGGCTGCCTTCGCCCGCATTGCGCCGCTACTGAGCAGACGGTACAAGCGTATGGTCGCGGAAGCCAATGCACGTATTGACCGCGCACTAGATGTGATTCTGGCTTCTAACGCAGAGCATATTCTAATCGTCAGCCACTGGGCGCTTATGCTGTATATGCGCAAGCAGCTGATCAAACGAGGCTTTACCGGTCCACGCATGCGCATGGTCGAGAATGGCAAGCTGCATCTGTTCCGCGATAGTGAAGCCGAAGCAGTACGACGGCAGATTCTGCGGCAAAAAGGCAAATGA
- a CDS encoding MBL fold metallo-hydrolase, which translates to MQIMQHLSSHIHYLTPYQETDRPILAAITGTKSTLLVDAGNSSAHIQYFIDQLVKMDVSPRCLVLTHWHWDHVFGMNQANTTIIAQTMTTAEIKKMQRLKWNDEALDQRVAEGSEIAFCADAIKKEHVETRDILLPTPDITFERRLEMDLGRVHCIIEHVGGDHSADSTTVYVKEDKVLFLGDCIYPNIHVTPNEYTAEHTLPLIQALRQFDVDTAIRSHHAETWDGETFHQQLDLLETIALLVRDDDNDEAFIIQQLQSKLERELNEEELETIELFINGRNRQQQNG; encoded by the coding sequence ATGCAGATTATGCAGCATCTATCCTCGCATATTCATTATCTTACCCCATATCAGGAAACGGATCGTCCCATTTTGGCGGCGATTACAGGTACCAAATCAACACTGCTGGTGGATGCAGGCAATTCGTCTGCCCATATTCAATATTTTATTGATCAGCTGGTGAAAATGGATGTTTCCCCGCGTTGTCTAGTGCTGACCCACTGGCACTGGGATCATGTCTTTGGCATGAATCAGGCGAATACAACAATCATTGCCCAGACGATGACCACCGCAGAAATTAAAAAGATGCAGCGATTGAAATGGAATGACGAAGCGCTGGATCAGCGGGTAGCAGAGGGAAGCGAGATTGCGTTTTGCGCCGATGCGATCAAGAAGGAACATGTAGAGACGCGTGATATTCTGCTGCCTACACCAGATATTACATTTGAACGCAGACTAGAGATGGATCTCGGTCGTGTGCATTGTATCATTGAGCATGTTGGCGGCGATCATTCCGCTGATTCGACCACCGTTTATGTAAAAGAAGATAAAGTACTATTCCTCGGCGATTGTATCTATCCGAATATTCATGTAACGCCGAACGAATATACAGCAGAACATACCTTGCCGCTCATTCAGGCATTACGTCAGTTTGACGTGGATACTGCGATTCGTTCGCATCACGCTGAAACATGGGATGGCGAGACGTTCCACCAGCAGCTGGATTTGTTAGAAACGATTGCTTTACTCGTGCGAGATGATGATAACGATGAAGCCTTTATTATTCAGCAGCTGCAATCCAAGCTAGAGCGAGAGCTGAATGAAGAAGAATTGGAGACGATTGAGCTATTTATCAACGGACGAAACCGTCAGCAGCAAAACGGCTGA
- the fabF gene encoding beta-ketoacyl-ACP synthase II: MERVVITGMGVISPIGNDVDTFWQALSNGQSGISAIDAFDTERFKTKFAGIVRDFDAEALFGRKEARRMDRFAKFAVAAAEQAVQDAGLDMEQVDRERVAVYVGSGIGGIDTLIEQQTTLLKRGPERISPLLVPVMIANSAAATISIRLGSWGPTLCPVTACSIGNTAIGEGLRLIRSGDADVVIAGGAEAAINEVSLAGFSNATALSQRNDDPAAASRPFDAERDGFVMAEGAGIVVLESLRHAQARQANIYAEVIGYGASSDAYHMVATHPEGRGAVQAMRQALKNAGITTDDVDVISAHATSTSVGDISETKAIKELFGERAHTIPVTANKSITGHMLGAAGGAEAIALVQMLQHGLITPTINLEHPDEQCDLDYVPNTARQADLKIGLSNSFGFGGHNAVIVLKKFEQ; encoded by the coding sequence ATGGAACGGGTAGTTATTACAGGCATGGGGGTTATTTCTCCGATTGGAAACGATGTAGATACATTCTGGCAGGCGCTAAGTAACGGACAATCTGGTATCTCTGCCATTGATGCGTTTGATACTGAGCGGTTTAAAACGAAGTTTGCAGGTATTGTACGGGACTTTGACGCAGAGGCATTATTCGGGCGTAAGGAAGCACGTCGGATGGATCGGTTTGCCAAATTTGCAGTCGCAGCAGCTGAACAGGCTGTTCAGGATGCAGGGCTAGATATGGAACAGGTGGACCGTGAGCGGGTAGCCGTGTATGTCGGCTCTGGCATCGGCGGTATTGATACGCTGATTGAGCAGCAGACGACGCTGTTGAAGCGTGGACCGGAGCGTATTAGTCCGCTGCTTGTACCAGTGATGATCGCCAACAGCGCTGCCGCCACGATCAGCATTCGGCTAGGCAGCTGGGGACCAACGCTCTGTCCTGTCACTGCCTGCTCTATCGGCAATACAGCAATCGGCGAAGGATTGCGACTGATCCGTTCTGGTGATGCAGATGTGGTGATCGCCGGTGGCGCGGAAGCAGCGATCAACGAAGTATCGCTTGCTGGCTTTAGCAATGCGACAGCTTTATCACAGCGAAACGATGATCCAGCCGCCGCTAGTCGACCGTTTGATGCAGAGCGAGATGGCTTTGTCATGGCAGAGGGCGCTGGTATTGTCGTGCTGGAATCGCTTCGTCATGCACAGGCACGGCAAGCGAATATCTATGCCGAGGTGATCGGTTACGGTGCTAGCTCGGATGCGTACCATATGGTAGCGACTCATCCAGAAGGTCGGGGCGCTGTACAAGCGATGCGGCAAGCATTGAAAAATGCCGGTATCACTACCGACGATGTGGATGTAATTAGTGCGCATGCGACCAGCACATCTGTTGGCGATATTTCGGAAACAAAGGCGATCAAGGAGCTGTTCGGCGAGCGCGCTCATACTATTCCGGTTACTGCTAACAAGTCGATTACTGGGCATATGCTCGGTGCAGCAGGCGGCGCCGAAGCGATCGCGCTTGTGCAGATGCTACAGCATGGACTGATTACGCCAACCATCAATCTGGAACACCCAGATGAACAATGTGATCTTGATTATGTGCCGAATACAGCAAGACAAGCGGATCTGAAGATTGGACTATCCAATTCGTTCGGCTTTGGCGGTCATAATGCTGTTATTGTGCTCAAAAAATTTGAGCAATAA
- a CDS encoding DUF4177 domain-containing protein, whose product MSQWEYKTIKLEPGGFLGGKVDMDELQGTLNDLGFDGWELVSSFDTTISQGSSREVILIFKRSALLD is encoded by the coding sequence ATGAGTCAGTGGGAATACAAAACGATAAAATTAGAACCAGGTGGTTTTCTCGGCGGCAAAGTCGATATGGACGAGCTGCAAGGAACGCTGAACGATCTCGGCTTTGACGGCTGGGAGCTGGTATCGTCCTTTGATACCACCATATCGCAGGGCAGTTCGCGCGAGGTCATTCTGATCTTCAAGCGCAGTGCACTGCTAGATTAA
- a CDS encoding DNA topology modulation protein FlaR, which yields MPSPKRIHIVGAPGSGKTELAIRLSDKLGIPFYSLESLLWTRDGRRRRRNTPAVRQRLLMDIMAQEAWIVEGNLMEWLIPSFALADQIIFLTPSPFVRDGRMLQRFLRQKIGTDPDRERINVLELMDRLYWNHRFERESKPAILKVAEPYKHKLVVTRQVD from the coding sequence ATGCCATCGCCCAAAAGAATACATATTGTCGGCGCACCTGGAAGCGGCAAAACGGAGCTGGCGATTCGTTTATCGGATAAGCTGGGAATTCCATTTTACTCGCTGGAATCACTGTTATGGACACGGGACGGCAGGCGTAGACGCCGCAATACCCCAGCAGTGCGTCAGCGGCTATTAATGGACATCATGGCACAGGAAGCATGGATTGTGGAAGGGAATTTGATGGAATGGCTTATTCCGAGCTTTGCTTTGGCAGACCAGATCATTTTCCTCACACCATCTCCATTTGTGCGTGATGGTCGCATGCTGCAACGCTTTTTGAGACAAAAGATTGGAACCGATCCAGATCGGGAACGAATCAATGTGTTGGAATTGATGGATCGGTTGTACTGGAATCATCGATTTGAACGCGAATCCAAGCCAGCTATTTTAAAAGTAGCGGAGCCGTACAAGCATAAGCTGGTCGTTACCCGACAGGTGGATTGA
- a CDS encoding RNA polymerase sigma factor: MAFVNSVVIDRSDRWAHQQHAQEQLPSSSCYEHSDFEHHSMMKHTHLTHDQHVSPYNHQQNTHSCLSDTKDDQSSTAAIPSSVSFSTNDALIGTLKPLYRYCLSLTRSEWDAQDLVQDTLLRAWQRQTSEGIDISQYQEAYLIRMARNLWTDNRRRQTVLQHKLQWLGGTLEQTETGNLAQQQLEAELAIQQLLNVLSPLQHVVYVLRELLNYTAAETAHRLHTSEGAVKSALKRARIALDRCRQNAEMQTDNALHPTTDAAKYNPSDAVKHSSKKPAFSAANIQTDPQNSSLLRDYLAAFRNGQTDELIQLILNTAADPTALAPVVIGQLTRTPSDKRANVTPSMRTQAMKSRFESMRYAYSQYRYSA; the protein is encoded by the coding sequence ATGGCCTTTGTGAACTCCGTAGTCATTGATCGCAGTGATAGATGGGCGCATCAGCAACATGCGCAAGAGCAGCTTCCATCTTCTTCATGTTATGAACATTCCGATTTTGAACATCATTCGATGATGAAGCACACCCATTTGACTCACGATCAGCATGTTTCACCTTATAACCATCAGCAGAATACACATTCTTGCCTGTCCGATACGAAGGATGATCAAAGTAGCACAGCAGCGATACCTTCCAGCGTATCGTTCTCTACAAATGATGCGCTGATCGGTACTCTCAAGCCGCTATATCGCTATTGTCTGAGTCTGACGCGTTCCGAATGGGATGCGCAGGATCTAGTGCAGGATACCTTACTACGCGCTTGGCAGCGTCAAACGTCTGAAGGTATCGATATTTCGCAGTATCAGGAGGCGTATCTCATTCGGATGGCACGCAACCTATGGACGGATAATCGGCGTCGGCAGACGGTATTGCAGCATAAATTGCAATGGCTAGGCGGAACGTTAGAGCAGACGGAAACGGGGAATCTCGCACAGCAGCAGCTTGAAGCTGAACTGGCTATTCAGCAATTGCTGAATGTGTTATCGCCGCTACAGCATGTTGTCTATGTGCTACGTGAGCTGTTGAATTATACAGCAGCGGAAACGGCACACCGGCTGCATACAAGCGAAGGAGCCGTCAAATCCGCGCTCAAGCGTGCGCGTATCGCATTGGATCGGTGTCGACAAAACGCCGAAATGCAAACAGACAATGCGCTCCATCCTACGACTGATGCAGCGAAGTATAATCCTAGTGATGCGGTCAAGCACTCTTCCAAAAAACCTGCCTTCTCTGCTGCAAATATACAGACCGATCCGCAAAACAGTTCATTGCTGCGCGATTATCTTGCTGCTTTTCGCAATGGACAGACGGATGAGCTGATCCAGCTTATTCTTAACACAGCTGCCGATCCAACAGCATTAGCACCCGTTGTGATTGGACAACTAACACGTACACCGTCTGACAAGCGTGCGAATGTCACTCCGTCTATGCGCACCCA
- a CDS encoding helix-turn-helix transcriptional regulator, which translates to MNQQARLHALSDFLKARRARITPQSVGLNAGLRRRTPGLRREEVAQLAGVSTTWYTWLEQGRDIQASASVLENIAAALQLTNDERKYLFSLAMDKSTSIVPALEEIPQISPSLAKILEQLRYCPAIISDRHCNIVGWNEAARHVFLDFEQVPEAQRNMISLLFERKEFRRLAVNWKDFAGDFLSIFRAYYGQYVDDEWYERFLETMKETYPDFNPLWEESKVSSAPQVVLEFRHARGGKMLFELSSFIVQGDSDLRCSIYTPVQDSATEVKLMALMERARE; encoded by the coding sequence ATGAATCAGCAGGCAAGACTACATGCGTTATCCGATTTTCTAAAGGCAAGGCGTGCACGAATCACCCCGCAGTCAGTTGGGCTGAATGCGGGCTTACGGCGGCGTACACCCGGATTGCGCAGGGAAGAAGTGGCACAGCTCGCTGGAGTGAGTACAACGTGGTATACATGGCTAGAGCAGGGCAGAGACATTCAGGCATCTGCTTCGGTGCTGGAAAATATAGCGGCGGCACTGCAATTGACCAACGATGAACGCAAATATTTATTTTCACTCGCCATGGATAAAAGCACTAGTATCGTGCCTGCATTGGAAGAGATTCCGCAGATCAGTCCGTCGCTAGCGAAGATTCTAGAGCAGCTGCGATATTGTCCAGCGATCATCTCCGATCGGCATTGCAATATCGTTGGCTGGAACGAAGCGGCACGGCATGTCTTTCTTGATTTTGAACAGGTGCCGGAGGCGCAGCGGAATATGATCAGTCTGTTGTTTGAACGTAAGGAATTTCGCCGTTTGGCGGTCAATTGGAAGGATTTTGCTGGTGATTTTCTGTCCATTTTCCGAGCGTATTATGGGCAGTATGTGGATGATGAATGGTATGAACGCTTTTTGGAAACGATGAAGGAAACGTATCCCGATTTCAATCCACTGTGGGAGGAGAGTAAGGTGAGTTCCGCACCGCAGGTAGTGCTGGAATTTCGTCATGCCCGTGGTGGCAAAATGCTGTTTGAGCTAAGCTCGTTCATCGTGCAGGGCGATAGCGATCTGCGTTGCAGCATCTATACGCCGGTACAAGATTCAGCAACCGAGGTCAAGCTCATGGCGCTAATGGAGCGGGCGAGAGAGTAG